In Denticeps clupeoides chromosome 1, fDenClu1.1, whole genome shotgun sequence, a single window of DNA contains:
- the LOC114798530 gene encoding cytochrome P450 1B1 encodes MALLDTELEVKDSSIIKEWSGQVQPALVASFLLLFFLEACLWVRNLRLKKRLPGPFAWPVVGNAMQLGQMPHITFTKLAKKYGNVYQIKLGCNDIVVLNGHTAIHQALIQHSTEFAGRPNFGSFQMISGGKSMVFSNYSQQWKMHRRVAQSTLRAFSSANSETKKAFEQHVVGEAMDLVQLFLRLSTDGRYFDPSHEFTVAAANVICALCFGTRYGHDDQEFRTLLSRVEKFGETVGAGSLVDVMPWLQSFPNPIRSVYQNFKSLNAEFFAYVKDKVLQHRNTFNPAVTRDVSDAIINVIEHGKESTLTKEFVEGTVTDLIGAGQDTMSTVLQWILLLLIKHPHIQSKLQEHIDKVVGHDRLPSIGDKSRLPYLDAFIYETMRYTSFVPVTIPHSTTSNVTIEGLHIPKDTVVFINQWSVNHDPQMWKDPHVFNPSRFLDEDGALNKDLTNSVMIFSTGKRRCIGDQIAKVEIFLFTAILLHQCTFESNPSQTLSMDCSYGLTLRPLQYSVTAKLRGKLLGLVSPA; translated from the coding sequence ATGGCCCTGCTGGACACAGAGCTGGAAGTCAAAGACAGCAGCATAATTAAGGAGTGGAGCGGACAGGTCCAGCCAGCCCTCGTCGCCTCCTTCCTCTTGCTCTTCTTCCTGGAGGCCTGCCTGTGGGTGCGTAACCTCAGGCTGAAGAAGAGGCTTCCGGGACCCTTCGCCTGGCCGGTGGTGGGCAACGCCATGCAGCTTGGGCAGATGCCACACATCACGTTCACCAAGCTGGCCAAGAAGTACGGCAACGTCTACCAGATCAAACTGGGCTGCAACGACATTGTGGTGCTGAACGGGCACACGGCGATCCACCAGGCTCTAATCCAGCACAGCACCGAGTTTGCTGGCAGACCGAACTTCGGGTCATTTCAGATGATCTCCGGCGGGAAGAGCATGGTGTTCAGTAACTACAGCCAGCAGTGGAAGATGCATCGGAGAGTGGCTCAGTCCACACTCCGTGCTTTTTCCTCAGCCAACAGCGAGACCAAAAAAGCTTTTGAGCAGCACGTTGTGGGGGAAGCCATGGACCTGGTCCAACTCTTCCTGCGGCTGAGCACAGATGGAAGATATTTTGACCCCTCACATGAATTCACCGTGGCTGCCGCCAATGTGATTTGCGCCTTGTGTTTTGGTACCCGCTACGGACATGACGACCAAGAGTTCAGGACTCTGCTCAGCAGGGTGGAGAAGTTTGGAGAGACGGTGGGTGCTGGAAGCTTGGTTGACGTCATGCCCTGGCTTCAGTCCTTCCCCAACCCCATCCGCAGTGTCTACCAGAACTTTAAAAGCTTAAACGCTGAGTTTTTTGCTTATGTGAAAGACAAGGTCCTgcaacacagaaacacattcaaCCCAGCAGTGACTAGGGATGTGAGCGATGCCATCATCAACGTCATTGAGCACGGGAAAGAGAGCACGCTCACCAAAGAATTTGTGGAAGGGACGGTAACAGACCTTATAGGTGCTGGGCAGGACACCATGTCAACTGTCTTACAGTGGATCCTTCTGCTCTTGATCAAGCACCCACACATCCAGTCAAAACTTCAGGAGCACATTGATAAAGTTGtcggccatgacaggctcccttCCATCGGGGACAAGAGCCGCCTGCCCTACCTTGATGCCTTCATCTATGAGACCATGCGCTACACCAGCTTTGTGCCTGTCACCATCCCTCACTCCACCACCTCTAATGTGACCATCGAGGGCCTCCACATCCCCAAGGACACAGTGGTTTTCATCAACCAGTGGTCCGTCAACCACGACCCCCAGATGTGGAAAGATCCTCATGTCTTCAACCCCTCACGGTTCCTGGATGAGGATGGCGCCCTCAACAAAGACTTAACCAACAGTGTGATGATCTTCTCCACTGGAAAGAGAAGGTGCATCGGAGACCAGATCGCAAAGGTGGAAATCTTTCTGTTCACAGCCATCTTGCTACACCAGTGCACCTTCGAGAGCAACCCTTCCCAGACTCTGTCCATGGACTGTTCCTACGGACTAACGCTGAGGCCACTTCAGTACTCTGTGACTGCAAAGCTCAGAGGGAAGCTGCTTGGCTTGGTGTCCCCGGCATGA